One region of Gemmatimonadota bacterium genomic DNA includes:
- the uvrA gene encoding excinuclease ABC subunit UvrA, protein MARTTIQIKGARVHNLKNVSLDLPKDALICFTGVSGSGKSSLAFDTLYAEGQRRYVESLSAYARQFLGQMQKPDVDRITGLAPAISIEQKASGLNPRSTVGTITEIYDFLRVLYARVGTPHCTKCGDEIGAQTLEQIVARILALPSGTRLHVLAPVVQGRRGEYRDLFEDLRRQGYLRARVNGEVVNLSEDPDLDRNMRHTIEVVTDRLVLRDDIRTRLVEAVEGALHLGQGTMMIQLEEDGRTSDQLFSTRYACNKCDLSYEEPAPQLFSFNSPQGMCPNCHGLGTMMRIEPRLIIPDPAKSINEGAIEPLGRITNLWKRHFFEGIAGYVGFSLDTPWEKLTEEARRVLLYGLGYKRITFTFRNGKGGEWSHKDRFNGVVPDLEKRYHQLKSPRHKAELERYMAIGECDHCQGERLRPEALSVTLGGVSIAALCRMSITDIRAFFRKLSLSDAERQIGDEALKEIVARLDFLLNVGLDYLTLERTAPTLSGGEAQRIRLASQIGRGLVGVMYVLDEPSIGLHPRDNRRLLDTLGQLRDQGNTVIIVEHDEETMWASDHMVDFGPGAGINGGEIVAQGSPGVVAATNGSLTGQYLNGKKAIPVPASRRGVNDKWLTIYGARQNNLKNLDVRIPVGLFTCVTGVSGSGKSSLINDILYAALARSLNRAGTDPGAYDSLKGAGHLDKVISIDQAPIGRTPRSNPATYTKVFDAIRSLFAETPEARVRGYKPGRFSFNVRGGRCEACEGNGATRVEMDFLADMWVSCSICEGKRFDRETLEVKYKGHSISDVLDLDVQEALELFEHVPSIARVLRTLYEVGLGYIKLGQPAPTLSGGEAQRIKLGRELCKRSTGRTLYVLDEPTTGLHFEDITHLLAVLNAFVDKGNTVVVIEHNIDVIKTADWIIDLGPEGGEAGGRIIAEGAPETVAGVEASSTGQILGKALRPRAPQTPPEPVEKVASEDGHIREITVRGAREHNLNDLSVAIPRDRMTVFTGVSGSGKTSLALDTIYAEGQRRYVESLSAYARQFLQQMQKPKVDHIVGLSPAISIEQKSPGRNPRSTVGTITEIYEYLRALYALAGVPHCPACRVPIGAQTPSQIVDRIMTLPEQTRATLHAPLEPDGAEGYEALLDRARRNGFIRVRIDGVLHRLEEDIQIDRRRRHELCVVVDRIVMRGDVRQRLADSVETTLELSGGLLIAEVQEPDSDDARDIRFSRYYSCPSCGVSYEEPSPQSFSFNHRSGMCPECEGLGTQPGIDLDLLIPNRSKSIREAAAAIWGDDAMGDRSMFDLLEQVASAKGFNLETPVEALSPEQLQAFLHGSEQWIDDPRVPGLSFQFRGIFPTVELVARYANRFPELARLLQPTPCSACDGGRLRPDSLSVLIDGVSIAGLCAMSIDRATAFIDAVELSASQREVVGEVMTEIRNRMRFLLDVGLEYLTLDRRAPTLSGGEAQRIRLASQIGSGLTGVLYVLDEPTIGLHPRDNLRLIEALENLRDLGNTLIMVEHDRDTLEHADNLVDFGPGAGTYGGRIVGEGSPAALKEHPASLTGRYLGNRVRIEVPRNRRKPGRNKLHVVGARQNNLKNIDVTLPLGLLICVTGVSGSGKSSLVNDILYPVLASTLHRAQVNPGPHDEIRGLRFVDKVINIDQTPIGHSPRSDPSTYVGLFAPIRSLFAQTVEARMRGYEPRRFSFNVPAGRCEACQGLGVRKIEMHFLADVWMTCEVCDGKRYMKETLEVTYKGKTIADTLEMTVAEALEHFENVPRIRRMLQTLYDVGLDYIKLGQSAVTLSGGEAQRVKLAKELSRPGTGKTVYLLDEPTTGLHFDDIRKLLKVLNRLVDRGNTVLVIEHNLDIIKTADWIVDLGPEGGDQGGHVVATGTPEKIAASLSHTGQILARELAAGALVHLVEDDVTQNAGVVD, encoded by the coding sequence ATGGCCAGAACGACCATCCAGATCAAAGGGGCCCGCGTTCACAACCTGAAGAACGTCAGCCTCGACCTGCCCAAAGACGCGTTGATCTGCTTCACCGGGGTATCCGGTTCCGGCAAGTCCTCGCTGGCCTTCGATACCCTCTACGCGGAGGGTCAGCGGCGCTACGTGGAATCACTTTCCGCCTACGCCAGGCAGTTCCTCGGCCAGATGCAGAAACCCGACGTGGACCGGATCACCGGGCTGGCGCCCGCCATTTCCATCGAACAGAAGGCCTCCGGACTGAACCCGAGGTCCACGGTCGGGACGATTACCGAAATCTACGACTTCCTGCGCGTGCTCTACGCCCGGGTGGGAACGCCCCATTGTACGAAATGCGGAGACGAGATCGGGGCGCAGACCCTCGAACAGATCGTCGCGCGTATCCTGGCGCTGCCTTCGGGAACCCGGCTGCACGTCCTGGCGCCGGTCGTCCAGGGCCGGCGCGGGGAATACCGGGACCTCTTCGAGGACCTGCGCCGGCAGGGCTATCTGCGTGCGCGGGTGAACGGCGAGGTCGTCAACCTCTCCGAAGATCCCGATCTCGACCGCAACATGCGGCATACGATCGAGGTGGTGACGGACCGGCTCGTCCTGCGGGACGATATACGCACCCGGCTGGTCGAAGCCGTGGAAGGCGCGCTGCATCTGGGCCAGGGTACCATGATGATCCAGCTGGAGGAGGACGGCCGGACTTCCGACCAGCTCTTCAGCACGCGGTACGCCTGCAACAAGTGCGACCTGAGCTACGAGGAGCCCGCGCCGCAGCTGTTCTCCTTCAACAGTCCCCAGGGCATGTGCCCGAACTGCCACGGACTGGGCACCATGATGCGGATCGAGCCGCGGCTCATCATACCCGATCCGGCGAAATCCATCAACGAAGGGGCGATCGAACCCCTCGGGCGAATCACCAATCTCTGGAAACGGCACTTCTTCGAGGGTATAGCCGGATACGTGGGGTTCAGCCTGGACACCCCCTGGGAGAAACTGACCGAGGAAGCTCGGCGCGTCCTGCTGTATGGCCTGGGGTACAAGCGCATTACCTTCACTTTCCGCAACGGGAAGGGCGGCGAATGGTCGCACAAGGACCGGTTCAACGGGGTCGTGCCCGACCTGGAAAAACGTTATCACCAACTCAAGTCCCCGCGGCACAAGGCCGAGCTCGAAAGATACATGGCCATCGGGGAGTGCGACCACTGTCAGGGCGAGCGCCTCAGGCCGGAAGCGCTTTCCGTCACCCTCGGCGGCGTCTCCATCGCCGCGCTGTGCCGGATGTCGATCACGGATATCCGAGCGTTCTTCCGCAAGCTGTCCCTGTCGGACGCCGAACGCCAGATCGGCGACGAAGCGCTCAAGGAGATCGTCGCCCGGCTGGACTTCCTGCTCAATGTGGGACTCGACTACCTGACGCTCGAACGCACGGCGCCGACGCTCTCAGGCGGCGAGGCGCAGCGCATACGTCTCGCGAGCCAGATCGGCCGCGGCCTCGTCGGAGTCATGTACGTGCTCGACGAACCGAGTATCGGCCTGCATCCACGAGACAACCGGCGGCTGCTGGATACCCTGGGCCAGCTGCGGGACCAGGGTAATACCGTCATCATCGTGGAGCATGACGAAGAAACCATGTGGGCGTCCGATCACATGGTGGATTTCGGCCCCGGCGCCGGCATCAACGGCGGGGAGATCGTGGCCCAGGGCAGCCCCGGCGTCGTGGCCGCCACAAACGGTTCATTGACCGGGCAGTACCTGAACGGGAAGAAGGCGATCCCCGTTCCGGCCTCCCGCCGCGGGGTTAACGACAAGTGGCTGACGATTTATGGCGCCCGGCAGAACAACCTCAAGAACCTGGATGTCCGCATCCCTGTCGGTCTCTTCACCTGCGTCACCGGCGTGTCCGGTTCCGGGAAGAGTTCGCTGATCAACGACATCCTGTACGCGGCTCTGGCCCGGTCATTGAACAGGGCCGGCACGGACCCGGGCGCGTATGACAGCCTCAAGGGCGCGGGACACCTGGACAAGGTCATCAGCATCGATCAGGCGCCCATCGGCCGTACGCCGAGATCCAATCCGGCGACCTATACGAAGGTCTTCGACGCGATCCGGTCCCTTTTCGCCGAGACGCCCGAGGCCAGGGTGCGCGGCTACAAGCCGGGACGGTTCAGCTTCAACGTCCGGGGCGGTCGGTGCGAAGCCTGCGAGGGCAACGGGGCCACGCGGGTGGAAATGGACTTCCTGGCGGACATGTGGGTCTCCTGTTCGATCTGCGAGGGGAAACGGTTCGACCGGGAAACCCTGGAGGTGAAGTACAAGGGACATTCCATCTCGGACGTCCTCGACCTGGACGTGCAGGAAGCGCTGGAGCTGTTCGAACACGTCCCGTCCATCGCCCGGGTGCTGAGGACCCTCTACGAGGTGGGCCTGGGGTACATCAAGCTGGGGCAGCCCGCCCCCACGCTGTCGGGCGGCGAGGCGCAGCGCATCAAGCTGGGGCGCGAGCTCTGCAAGCGCAGCACGGGGCGGACCCTGTACGTGCTGGACGAGCCCACGACGGGCCTGCATTTCGAAGACATCACCCACCTGCTCGCCGTGCTGAACGCGTTCGTGGACAAGGGCAACACCGTCGTCGTCATCGAGCACAACATCGACGTGATCAAGACGGCCGACTGGATCATCGACCTGGGGCCGGAGGGCGGTGAAGCGGGCGGGCGCATCATCGCTGAGGGCGCGCCGGAGACGGTAGCAGGCGTCGAAGCATCGTCCACGGGGCAGATCCTGGGGAAGGCGCTGCGGCCCCGGGCGCCCCAGACTCCTCCGGAGCCGGTGGAAAAAGTGGCTTCGGAAGACGGGCACATCCGGGAGATCACCGTGCGCGGAGCCCGGGAACACAACCTGAATGATCTCTCCGTGGCCATCCCCCGGGACCGGATGACCGTGTTCACGGGTGTATCCGGCTCCGGCAAGACCTCCCTGGCCCTCGACACGATCTACGCGGAAGGCCAGCGGCGGTACGTGGAATCGCTTTCCGCGTACGCGCGCCAGTTCCTCCAGCAGATGCAGAAGCCGAAGGTGGACCACATCGTCGGCCTGTCCCCGGCCATTTCCATCGAACAGAAGTCCCCGGGCCGGAACCCCCGCTCCACGGTGGGCACCATAACGGAAATCTACGAGTATCTGCGCGCGCTCTACGCCCTGGCCGGCGTCCCCCACTGCCCGGCCTGCCGGGTACCCATCGGCGCGCAGACGCCCAGCCAGATCGTGGACCGCATCATGACCCTGCCGGAGCAGACCCGCGCCACGCTGCACGCGCCGCTGGAGCCCGACGGCGCCGAGGGGTACGAGGCCCTCCTGGACCGGGCCCGCCGGAACGGGTTCATCCGGGTGCGCATCGACGGCGTCCTCCACCGGCTTGAAGAGGATATACAGATCGACCGGCGCCGGCGCCACGAACTGTGCGTCGTGGTGGACCGGATCGTCATGCGGGGGGACGTGCGGCAGCGCCTGGCCGATTCGGTGGAGACGACCCTGGAGCTGTCGGGGGGACTGCTGATCGCCGAGGTGCAGGAACCGGATTCCGACGACGCCCGCGATATTCGATTCAGCCGGTACTATTCGTGCCCGTCCTGCGGCGTCAGCTACGAAGAACCGTCCCCCCAGAGCTTCTCCTTCAACCACCGGTCGGGCATGTGTCCCGAGTGCGAGGGACTCGGGACCCAGCCCGGCATCGACCTCGACCTGTTGATTCCCAATCGTTCGAAGTCCATTCGCGAGGCCGCAGCGGCGATCTGGGGGGACGACGCCATGGGCGACCGGTCCATGTTCGATCTGCTGGAGCAGGTCGCGTCCGCAAAGGGGTTTAACCTGGAGACACCGGTTGAAGCGCTGTCGCCGGAGCAGCTCCAGGCGTTTCTCCACGGAAGCGAACAGTGGATCGACGACCCCCGGGTACCCGGCCTGTCCTTCCAGTTCCGGGGCATATTCCCGACGGTTGAACTGGTCGCCCGGTACGCGAACCGGTTCCCCGAACTGGCCCGCCTGCTGCAGCCGACGCCCTGTTCGGCCTGCGACGGGGGACGGCTCCGGCCCGATAGCCTGTCCGTGCTGATCGACGGCGTATCCATTGCCGGGCTCTGCGCCATGTCCATCGACCGCGCCACGGCTTTTATCGACGCAGTAGAACTATCCGCATCCCAGCGGGAGGTCGTAGGCGAAGTGATGACGGAGATTCGCAACCGCATGCGCTTCCTCCTGGACGTGGGCCTGGAATACCTGACCCTCGACCGCCGCGCGCCCACGCTTTCGGGCGGCGAGGCGCAGCGGATCCGTCTGGCCAGCCAGATCGGATCGGGACTGACCGGCGTGCTCTACGTGCTGGACGAACCCACGATCGGGCTCCATCCGAGGGACAACCTCAGGCTGATCGAGGCCCTGGAGAACCTGCGCGACCTCGGCAACACCCTCATCATGGTCGAACACGACCGCGATACGCTGGAGCATGCCGACAACCTGGTGGATTTCGGTCCGGGGGCGGGCACGTACGGGGGCCGGATCGTGGGCGAAGGGTCGCCGGCCGCGCTCAAGGAGCACCCGGCTTCGCTGACCGGACGCTACCTCGGCAACCGGGTTCGCATCGAAGTGCCGCGGAACCGCCGCAAGCCCGGCCGGAACAAGCTGCACGTCGTGGGGGCCCGCCAGAACAACCTCAAGAACATCGACGTGACGCTGCCCCTCGGGCTCCTCATCTGCGTTACGGGGGTGTCCGGATCGGGGAAGAGCTCCCTCGTCAACGACATCCTGTATCCCGTGCTGGCCTCCACCCTGCACCGTGCCCAGGTAAACCCCGGACCCCACGACGAGATCAGGGGACTGCGGTTCGTGGACAAGGTCATCAACATCGACCAGACGCCCATCGGCCATTCCCCCCGGTCGGACCCTTCCACCTACGTCGGGCTCTTCGCGCCGATCCGCTCGCTCTTCGCCCAGACCGTGGAGGCCCGGATGCGGGGCTACGAACCCCGCCGGTTCAGCTTCAACGTGCCCGCGGGCCGCTGCGAGGCCTGCCAGGGACTCGGGGTGCGCAAGATCGAAATGCATTTCCTGGCGGACGTGTGGATGACCTGCGAAGTCTGCGACGGGAAGCGCTATATGAAGGAAACGCTGGAGGTGACCTACAAGGGCAAGACCATCGCCGATACCCTGGAGATGACCGTGGCCGAGGCCCTCGAGCACTTCGAGAACGTGCCCCGCATCCGGCGCATGCTCCAGACGCTGTACGACGTGGGACTCGACTACATCAAGCTCGGTCAGTCGGCCGTCACGCTGTCGGGGGGCGAGGCGCAGCGCGTCAAGCTGGCGAAGGAACTCTCCCGGCCGGGCACCGGCAAGACCGTCTACCTGCTGGACGAGCCGACCACGGGGCTCCACTTCGACGATATCCGCAAGTTGCTGAAGGTCCTCAACAGGCTGGTGGACAGGGGCAACACGGTGCTGGTCATCGAGCACAACCTCGACATCATCAAGACAGCCGACTGGATCGTCGACCTCGGTCCCGAAGGCGGCGACCAGGGCGGCC
- a CDS encoding DUF2335 domain-containing protein yields the protein MVEQRIKSLVVEASLHIGPIPDPEDLKRYESILPGLADRIVTMAEKEQEERFTENKRGQSQFNTIMRGAFSLMGLGIMMSFYLLAFEDPPQRNWWFFLLFSVPHLLSQIRSALRRDKKPSSPPSD from the coding sequence GTGGTTGAACAACGAATCAAGTCATTGGTTGTTGAAGCATCACTTCACATAGGGCCGATCCCCGACCCTGAAGACCTCAAGCGTTATGAATCCATTCTCCCGGGGCTAGCCGACCGAATCGTTACAATGGCCGAGAAGGAACAAGAGGAGAGATTTACTGAAAACAAAAGGGGACAATCGCAGTTCAACACCATTATGCGAGGCGCCTTCAGTTTGATGGGCCTCGGAATCATGATGTCCTTTTATCTTCTTGCCTTCGAGGATCCTCCCCAACGTAACTGGTGGTTTTTTCTATTGTTTTCTGTCCCGCATTTACTATCTCAAATCAGAAGCGCTTTGAGACGAGACAAAAAGCCATCATCACCGCCGTCGGATTGA
- a CDS encoding class I SAM-dependent methyltransferase codes for MTNPWYVDYFGEDYYHFDHHEDTDLEVDGLARLIGPPDGSGILDLGCGYGRVGAPLRKRGYRVVGYDLSPSLLKRAREGEPAGAWVRGDMRELPFAAAFDWVISLFNTMGYFEGEDENFRVLRSVSEALRPGGRFVCQLVNRDYLVRRFAAREVHRRDDRIILEERDFDPVANRVHTRTTVFDGAEKREYTSSIRVYTVTELDLLLAAAGMTIREVHGGLDFRPYDWDTNQLVVVAERTEQ; via the coding sequence ATGACAAATCCCTGGTACGTCGACTATTTCGGCGAAGACTACTACCATTTTGACCACCACGAGGATACGGACCTGGAGGTGGATGGCCTCGCGCGCCTGATCGGGCCTCCGGACGGGAGCGGGATACTGGACCTCGGCTGCGGCTATGGACGCGTCGGCGCGCCGCTGAGAAAGCGTGGTTACCGCGTCGTCGGGTACGACCTGTCCCCGTCGCTGCTGAAGCGCGCCCGCGAAGGGGAACCCGCGGGGGCCTGGGTCAGGGGCGATATGCGCGAACTACCCTTTGCCGCGGCATTCGATTGGGTTATCAGCCTGTTCAATACGATGGGCTATTTCGAGGGCGAAGACGAGAATTTCCGGGTGCTGAGATCGGTCTCGGAGGCACTGCGCCCCGGCGGCCGGTTCGTGTGTCAACTGGTCAACCGGGACTACCTGGTCCGGCGGTTCGCCGCCCGGGAAGTCCATCGCCGGGATGACCGTATCATACTCGAAGAACGCGACTTCGATCCGGTCGCAAACCGGGTTCATACCAGGACGACCGTATTCGACGGCGCCGAAAAGCGGGAATACACATCTTCCATCAGGGTCTACACGGTGACCGAACTGGACCTGCTCCTGGCCGCCGCGGGCATGACGATCAGGGAGGTGCACGGCGGACTCGATTTCAGGCCCTATGACTGGGATACGAACCAGTTGGTGGTAGTCGCCGAAAGGACCGAACAGTAG
- a CDS encoding Gfo/Idh/MocA family oxidoreductase gives MASDLLRVAVIGLGFGQYHVRGYQACPGVVVETICSRTAATAQRVATDYGIAETHTDYRAVLDRKDIDAVSICTPVNLHKQMAVEALEAGKHVLCEKPLGLNTEEAGDMLESARRSGMVHMTNFGWRFNGPAFRMKSLLDEGYIGRIYHLNARYMMGYRASPRKEHSWRERRVEAGLGAMGDLGVHLIDMTRWWVGEFERVCALMHTLIPERPAPDSSAMRESELEDACAFISQMQDGIQAVFHVSRCALCTDYIHIDIHGSNGSLQFQFVRETMQASLKGGQGLRSSLQPLPVPTRQDTLSPQRHFVDAIRSGGEADPSFHEGFCVQQVADAITASEEKQTWVAL, from the coding sequence ATGGCGTCAGACCTGTTGCGCGTGGCCGTTATCGGCCTGGGTTTCGGTCAATACCACGTCCGCGGCTACCAGGCCTGTCCCGGCGTGGTGGTCGAGACCATTTGCAGCAGGACCGCGGCAACCGCGCAGCGCGTGGCCACGGATTACGGGATCGCCGAAACGCACACGGACTACCGTGCGGTCCTGGACCGCAAGGACATCGACGCCGTCAGCATCTGCACGCCCGTGAACCTGCACAAGCAGATGGCCGTCGAGGCCCTGGAAGCCGGGAAACACGTGCTGTGCGAGAAACCCCTGGGACTGAACACCGAAGAAGCCGGGGACATGCTCGAGAGCGCCCGCCGGAGCGGCATGGTGCACATGACCAATTTCGGCTGGCGGTTCAACGGTCCGGCCTTTCGCATGAAATCCCTGCTCGACGAGGGATACATCGGCAGGATCTACCATCTGAACGCACGCTACATGATGGGTTACCGGGCGAGCCCCCGGAAAGAACACAGTTGGCGGGAGCGGCGCGTGGAGGCGGGGCTCGGCGCCATGGGCGACCTCGGCGTGCACCTGATCGACATGACGCGGTGGTGGGTCGGGGAATTCGAGCGGGTCTGTGCGCTGATGCACACGCTCATCCCGGAACGCCCCGCCCCCGATTCTTCCGCCATGCGGGAATCCGAGCTTGAAGACGCCTGCGCCTTTATCTCCCAGATGCAGGACGGGATCCAGGCCGTGTTCCACGTGAGCCGTTGCGCACTGTGCACGGACTACATACACATCGACATCCACGGCAGTAACGGCTCGCTGCAGTTCCAGTTCGTCCGCGAAACCATGCAGGCCAGTTTGAAAGGCGGACAGGGACTGCGAAGCAGCCTGCAGCCTCTGCCCGTGCCGACCCGCCAGGATACGCTGTCCCCGCAGAGACACTTCGTCGACGCGATCCGGTCCGGCGGAGAAGCCGATCCGAGTTTTCACGAAGGGTTCTGCGTGCAGCAGGTTGCCGACGCCATAACGGCTTCGGAGGAGAAACAGACATGGGTTGCCCTCTAA
- a CDS encoding DUF971 domain-containing protein, with the protein MPAAPPAPEHLALDHPEKGELTVFWNDGRARKYALAELRKACPCATCRDLRDQISSAGGLTLLANESLDPSVEVVDMSTVGRYALQFTWKDGHNTGIYTYEYLYDAGQDLDTAG; encoded by the coding sequence ATGCCCGCTGCCCCGCCCGCGCCCGAACACCTGGCCCTGGACCACCCGGAAAAAGGCGAACTGACCGTCTTCTGGAATGACGGCCGCGCGAGAAAGTATGCGCTTGCCGAGCTTCGAAAAGCCTGTCCCTGCGCCACCTGCCGCGATCTCCGCGATCAGATTTCCTCCGCCGGCGGGTTGACCCTGCTCGCCAACGAGTCCCTGGATCCGAGCGTGGAGGTGGTCGACATGAGTACCGTCGGCCGGTACGCCCTCCAGTTCACCTGGAAAGACGGCCACAATACCGGTATATACACTTACGAGTATCTTTACGACGCTGGCCAGGATCTTGATACGGCGGGTTAG
- a CDS encoding Gfo/Idh/MocA family oxidoreductase, whose translation MKVKVGFLGVTHPHSGPHLRTLELLDEVAAVVPWDEDESAVERLKGGGHPKLESGRVSFEQIMEREDIPIVVSLATNDRNPDWVIRAAKAGKHVLTEKPVAAASRDMERLLDAVRGAGVHLGVYYTWRSNPIVNDLRALIEAGAIGKLLSVEGRMVTSQVRFRDPTHWLFQKRVSGGGILSWLACHWIDAIRYITKDEVTAVSAMVDTLNGQPIDVEDTAGMIMRMGSGAIATLHAGYLLPISPAGYLSGSYDTYLSFRGLEGNITWYPTEEDRPVVVESTSQTWRSTPRRELKYVVAETDAYGGQYGQDFVGRFIASAMRGDPPAGLAGPTGDGENALRVLRIIEAAYQSSETGRMVSLDRDRTKEG comes from the coding sequence ATGAAGGTCAAGGTAGGGTTCCTGGGGGTTACCCATCCCCATTCCGGTCCCCATTTGCGCACGCTCGAGTTGCTGGATGAGGTCGCCGCCGTAGTCCCCTGGGACGAGGACGAAAGCGCGGTGGAACGGTTGAAAGGCGGAGGCCATCCCAAACTGGAGTCCGGCCGGGTGTCATTCGAGCAGATCATGGAGCGGGAGGATATCCCCATCGTCGTGTCGCTGGCGACCAACGACCGGAACCCCGACTGGGTGATCCGGGCGGCGAAGGCGGGCAAGCACGTCCTGACCGAGAAACCCGTCGCGGCGGCAAGCCGGGACATGGAGCGCCTGCTCGACGCGGTTCGCGGCGCGGGCGTCCACCTGGGCGTTTATTACACCTGGCGGTCCAACCCCATCGTCAACGACCTGCGGGCGCTGATCGAAGCGGGGGCAATCGGAAAACTGCTGTCCGTGGAAGGCCGGATGGTCACGTCCCAGGTCCGCTTTCGCGATCCCACGCACTGGCTGTTTCAGAAGCGGGTTTCCGGCGGCGGCATCCTGAGCTGGCTTGCCTGTCACTGGATTGACGCGATCCGGTATATCACGAAGGACGAGGTGACGGCCGTCTCCGCCATGGTCGACACGCTGAACGGACAGCCCATCGACGTGGAAGACACGGCCGGGATGATCATGCGCATGGGAAGCGGCGCGATCGCCACGCTCCACGCGGGGTACCTCCTGCCCATCAGTCCGGCCGGGTACCTTTCGGGAAGCTACGACACCTATCTGAGTTTCCGTGGGCTGGAGGGGAACATCACCTGGTATCCGACGGAGGAGGATCGGCCCGTAGTCGTCGAGAGTACTTCGCAGACCTGGCGTTCGACGCCACGGCGCGAGTTGAAGTACGTCGTTGCGGAAACCGACGCCTACGGCGGCCAGTACGGCCAGGATTTCGTCGGCCGGTTCATCGCTTCGGCCATGCGTGGGGATCCCCCGGCCGGCTTGGCCGGTCCGACCGGTGATGGAGAAAACGCCCTGCGCGTGCTGCGGATCATAGAAGCCGCCTACCAGTCCAGCGAAACGGGGCGCATGGTGTCGCTGGACCGGGACCGGACTAAGGAAGGTTAA
- a CDS encoding SDR family oxidoreductase, producing MASMSGNVVVVTGASTGIGQATAEAFAREGATVVLAARSEGRLVRIAGDIEQAGGRAVPMAVDVTDRSAVFERMKEVAEAQGRIDVLVNNAGIGLLSPVDDMDPEELKRVFEVNFFGLIWCTQAVLPYMIRQKGGRIINVSSVAGKRALPHISAYCASKFAVQAFSDSLRMEAAEHGIAVSVVCPPRVDTTFHDTPLMRQKGHRMSAPSISAESVAVEIVRVARKGTREVVVSFYGKFFVFFHWLSPRLLDWIMKRLWTRLADRKADRPDPERPS from the coding sequence ATGGCTTCAATGAGCGGCAACGTAGTGGTGGTCACCGGCGCGTCGACCGGTATCGGCCAGGCCACGGCCGAAGCTTTTGCCCGCGAAGGCGCCACGGTCGTCCTGGCGGCCCGTTCCGAGGGAAGGCTGGTGCGGATCGCCGGAGACATCGAGCAAGCGGGCGGGCGGGCGGTTCCCATGGCCGTGGACGTGACGGACCGGTCCGCCGTGTTCGAAAGGATGAAAGAGGTCGCGGAAGCCCAGGGACGTATCGACGTACTGGTGAACAATGCGGGAATCGGCCTGCTGAGTCCCGTGGATGATATGGATCCGGAGGAGTTGAAACGGGTCTTCGAGGTGAATTTCTTCGGCCTGATCTGGTGTACCCAGGCGGTGTTGCCCTACATGATCAGGCAGAAAGGCGGCAGGATCATCAACGTCTCATCCGTCGCCGGAAAAAGGGCGCTGCCCCATATCTCCGCTTACTGTGCCAGCAAGTTCGCCGTGCAGGCCTTCTCGGACAGTCTCCGCATGGAAGCGGCCGAACACGGCATCGCCGTATCCGTCGTCTGCCCGCCCCGGGTGGATACGACGTTCCACGACACGCCCCTGATGAGACAGAAAGGGCACCGGATGAGCGCGCCCTCGATCTCTGCCGAATCCGTGGCGGTTGAGATCGTCCGGGTGGCCCGCAAGGGCACCCGGGAAGTCGTGGTTTCCTTCTACGGGAAGTTCTTCGTCTTCTTCCACTGGCTGTCGCCCCGCCTGCTGGACTGGATCATGAAACGCCTCTGGACGCGGCTGGCCGACAGGAAGGCGGACAGGCCGGATCCGGAGCGCCCGTCCTGA